TTTTGAGCTTCATCAACAATAACAAAAGCATTATTCAGGGTGCGTCCCCGCATATAAGCCAGGGGTGCAACTTCTATTACACCGCGTTCTATCAAATTAGGAACTTTTTCAGGGTCGATAAATTCATTGATCGCATCGTAAAGAGGACGGAGATAAGGATTAACTTTTTGCTGTAAGTCTCCTGGTAAAAAGCCAAGTTTTTCCCCTGCTTCCACAGCCGGACGGGTTAAAATCAGTTTTTCAAACTGGTTAGCTAACAGTGCTTGAACAGCGACGACCACAGCGAGGAAAGTCTTACCAGTCCCAGCAGGTCCAGTACAGAAAGTGAGATCACGCCTGCGGAGTGCATCGATGTACTGTCGCTGGCGAAAAGTTTTGGCGCGAATTTCCTCACCCCGACGAGTTCTAGCCAAAACATCTCGCTGTAACTCTTGGAGTTCCCCCTCTCGATGGGTATCTAAGGCTTGACGAGCTGTTAAAATGTCGGCACTGGAAATAGTATTACCTTTAATCCAGATGTCTTCTAGCGATCGCACTAATCGCGACGCTATTTCAACTTGATTGTCGCTACCATAAATGTGTAATTCCTGACCGCGTAGCACCAAGGTAGCTCCTGTTTGCTGGGATAAGATTTTCAGATTTTCTTCCCCATCTCCAGCTAGAGCGATCGCACTGGTAATATTCGGCAGCTGAATTTTCCAGGCATCTACCATATTATTTCTTTATTATGCGAGCGTAAAACCCCACTCCTTGATGATACCGCTAGCGAATAGGGGGTAAGACCCATTATATGGCCTATGTGAGGACGATTGTGGATAGGGGCGCAAGGCCTTGCGCTCCAGAAGATCATCGGACAACGCCAAAAACCCTAATTTTCCCGTACTATGAGGGGTTAAACCCACCATTCGCGACTCAGTATCCTTCCAGGGGTGAGAGTATGTCAATATACCAAAATATCTGAGCGGTTGGAGTTACCTCCGCTCAGACTTGCTTTTGAGTTTAAACCGAGCGAGAGCGGGGTTTAGCAATAGGTCGAGGTCCGTTTCCACTTCTTTCTCTTGATTTTGGTGGCGGTAATCGCTCTTCCTGGTCTTCATCTAAAGACATAC
The Gloeotrichia echinulata CP02 DNA segment above includes these coding regions:
- a CDS encoding PhoH family protein, with the protein product MVDAWKIQLPNITSAIALAGDGEENLKILSQQTGATLVLRGQELHIYGSDNQVEIASRLVRSLEDIWIKGNTISSADILTARQALDTHREGELQELQRDVLARTRRGEEIRAKTFRQRQYIDALRRRDLTFCTGPAGTGKTFLAVVVAVQALLANQFEKLILTRPAVEAGEKLGFLPGDLQQKVNPYLRPLYDAINEFIDPEKVPNLIERGVIEVAPLAYMRGRTLNNAFVIVDEAQNTTPAQIKMVLTRLGFRSRMVITGDMTQTDLPVNQQSGLGVALQILKNVEGIAFCEFSQKDVVRHPLVQRIVAAYEKYES